In one Trichosurus vulpecula isolate mTriVul1 chromosome 8, mTriVul1.pri, whole genome shotgun sequence genomic region, the following are encoded:
- the AVPI1 gene encoding arginine vasopressin-induced protein 1, producing the protein MGTPASVVSEPPPGQAPAGVRGRKQASANIFQDAELLQIQGLFQRSGDRQAEERAQIIWECAGDHRVAEALRQLRRKKRRPLGHSLQHCSRRRVPEDCSPPADPSSSSVELTTNGQQLNPRTSARNRRSWRKTSPTSYLHQIRH; encoded by the exons ATGGGCACTCCAGCCTCCGTGGTGAGTGAGCCACCCCCTGGGCAGGCACCTGCAGGAGTCCGGGGACGAAAGCAAGCCTCTGCCAACATCTTCCAGGATGCCGAGCTGCTACAAATTCAAGGCTTATTTCAGCGCAGTGGTGACAGGCAGGCTGAGGAACGAGCGCAGATCATCTGGGAGTGTGCTGGGGACCACAGGGTGGCTGAAGCTTTGAGGCAGCTGCGCAGGAAGAAAAGACGGCCGCTGGGCCACTCCCTGCAGCACTGCAGTCGACGTAG AGTACCAGAGGACTGCTCTCCGCCTGCCGATCCTTCAAGCAGTTCCGTAGAGCTGACCACCAATGGGCAGCAGCTAAACCCAAGAACAAGTGCCAGGAACCGGCGGAGCTGGAGAAAGACAAGCCCCACGAGCTATCTCCACCAGATTAGACACTGA